Part of the Scylla paramamosain isolate STU-SP2022 chromosome 15, ASM3559412v1, whole genome shotgun sequence genome, TTCGTCTGCATTATATTAGGGAGGTGCATTATGTCCGTCAGTCATACCGAGGACCTGACTCATTGCCGTGTTGTTCATGTTCTTGGTGTAATAAAGCCTGATGCGCACCAGCCATCCCTTGCTTGAACCGCAGCGGTCTCGCTCCCTGGGATGATTCATAACACTGACCAAGACTGGGTGCTCATTCACACGAGACGCTGGCTGTAGCAGCATTACCATTATGCGTAATTTTGCTTGCTAACGTAGAAAATCGTAAATTTTGAAGAGAAATTGCTGAAAGAAGCTATTGCCATGTAAGTATTATGTAAATATTACCTGATTACTCAGATCGATGTTCAAGTGTTACGATGCATCGTAGCGTAGCCAAGCCTATCAAAGTTGTTTGTGTTCGCCCTTCATGGCTTGATCCCATTTCTAACATGCTCCTTGTTAATGATTtactaccataaaaaaaattttcgCTATTGCTTCAGTATTTCCTCTTATTGCCATTATGCGTTTGTTTAAACTTGTGTAATGTAGCGATTTCGAAGTCagtgttttcccatatagcctACTCGTCACGTGAAGCGCTTCATTACTAGCAAGCCTTACAGTATGGAATGAAATTACATTGTTATGATGGTGACTGGACGTTGAAGTGTGACCATACTTTAATAATTTGAGgcatttccagagagagaaagagagagagagagagagagtaaacagccGTTGCATATACCCATGCAGAGATAATACGCGTATAAGGCACAGCATTGATATCTGGCATTGTTTCAGATATGAATCCCACTGATAGATAAGCCATTCATTGTCGCAGAAGTTACCTCACTTGTCAGTAGTGTTTCCCTCACCCGTTGAATCCTTTGCAGGAGTGCGTGGAGAGGTTGGCAGCACCATGGAGGAGTCGCATCAGGTGCCAAAGAGGCCTCGGCAGAAGATGTACCACATAGGGGGAGTGCAGGTGTTGCTCCCCGTCAAGCCGTACCCGTCACAGCTGGCCATGATGGGGCAGGTTGGTTGACTCTTGCTCCAGGTTCTGCCGAGTTGTGTGAACCTTGAACCTTTGCGCAACTAGTAGATAGTGACCGTGACCCAGTGTTGTGTCTTGATAATCTTagatttggttttatttatttatttatttatttatttattttaatgtagagaattttattttatttgtacttagtccatttattttaatttattttatttatatttatttattttttatttccttattaatttattttattggaatttatttattttatatttattttatttatttatttattatttcctttttaggAGAAATAAAACTAATTAAAATATTTAATTACTTCATCCATTATTCTCTTTGTTGCCTATGGTATCCTTCAAAACCATACTCAAAACTTTCGCTTACATTTCATTGAGCTTAATACTATATAAGACCAGAAAAATGCCATGGTTGTCACTTTATGTCCATATGTGTCCCCTTGTTCTTTCTCAGACTCCCGTTATTATGAGATTGGAGTTTATCTTAATAATCATCTCTAAAAAAAgatctctctcacttttctcagtGATTCATGACACTTTCTATCTCTGCTAGTGTCAGCTTTGTTTCTAAATTGTGTCACTGAACTCCCTTTAAtgtaagaaatgaagaaagttgTGATTGGATGGAAATGATAGATATGTAAACTGAATAATGTGTGGTATGAAGtgcttttattatattattgttctgttttattcCCTAATCTTTAGTGTATGGTAAATGTgttgctatcatcatcatcatcatcatcatcatcatcatcatcatcatcatcatcatcatcatcatcatcaacccttcttcttcttcttcttcttcttcttcttcttcttcttcttcttcttcttcttcttcttcttcttcttcttcttcttcttcttcttcttcttcttcttcttcttcttcttcttcttcttcttcttcactctgaAAGGTTTCATACATGATTGCATGTGTCAGCCTTTTACCATGCACCACTGAGATCACTGTATGATTGTGTCACTTAGTATCTTTACTTGATATGAACATCCATACATCTAACGTCTCTCACTTTTATTCTAGAAAATATAATAAGCATCCGAGAGCCAGTTTTAGCCATAGCCATTCAGTGAGGTGCAAGTGTACAAGAATATAATGAGAATTCTGACACAACAGTAAACTTCTGATTATGACAGCTGGGCATTGAATGCATAGGTACTCTATATTAGCCTATTGCACTGATCTTGCACTcatctgcatttttttctgCTGTATGCCTCTTTACCAATACATCACTACTTCAGAACCCTATTCTTTTGCTCACTTTGTTCTTTAGTATTATATGTCTTGTCATTCAGAAATGTATCACTCTTGTACCTAACCATCATTGCTCTACatacatcttccttctttgctccttttgcttcactACCTACTCTTTACATAAATTACATGCAGGTTCTGTGTAAttcaaagggaaaataaactctGTCAGTATAGGTAATTTCTCTGAATTACTTGTGCCTTCTTTCCATCATCTTCATTGTCTGATCTAAAAGTTTTATGAACTTAATTTCTCTTTAGGATGTgactctttcttttgttgtgcTGAAAAGTCTCATAGTAGATAATTATTATCTACTATGAGACTTTTCAGCACAACACAATAATATactatatgattttttttctattttgcagTTTAACCTATAGCTAATTcagtaaagataaaaaatagtaattataCCCACTGTCTTGTTCAAAGGTTTTATTGATAAGTTAAGAATTAatatttgtagtagtatttttgtggtgttttgttagtatttgaaaaggaaggaaagatatttTCATTGTAGATACCAGTTGAAGATCAGAagctttgtgtgtttgtgtgtgtgtgtgtgtgtgtgtgtgtgtgtgtgtgtgtgtgtgtgtgtgtgtgtttacttagttgtattgtacagggcatgagccaaagctcattttgtcctgtctccataaccatagtTATCCACTTTCTCTTTAAATATGTATACTGTTTGCTGCagccacctcttccttcaaatattTCCAGACTTCAATAGTTATATACTGGAAGCtggatttattttcttcccatgtcccctcatctgtctttctccctcctccatctgtggtatcAAGTAATTTCTGTCtgttctttttatattgtttactaatttgtatattgttatcaggtctcctctttctcttctctcctgtaaTATTGGTAAAACCCATCTTTtaaagtctttcttcatagcttaagtcttttaGTTCTGGTACtatctttgttgctatcctctgtattcttttcaGTTTCCGTATATCTTCTATTCCTGTGTGGaccccaaactactgctgcaaaTTCCAATTTACGACATAATATGCTTGttgtaattttcttcatcatttctttatctaaatagttaaatgtcaccttaatgtttgttaacaagctgtatgtagagcctaATATCccatttatgtgtctttcaggtgataatgtgtcctgaatcattactcccaaatcttcattacttttcattattatttctcctcccattttgtacttccatga contains:
- the LOC135107711 gene encoding Fanconi anemia group J protein homolog isoform X3; its protein translation is MEESHQVPKRPRQKMYHIGGVQVLLPVKPYPSQLAMMGQIITGLKHRQNCLLESPTGSGKSLALLCSTLAWQREQTV
- the LOC135107711 gene encoding Fanconi anemia group J protein homolog isoform X2, yielding MEESHQVPKRPRQKMYHIGGVQVLLPVKPYPSQLAMMGQIITGLKHRQNCLLESPTGSGKSLALLCSTLAWQREQTE